The Polyangium spumosum DNA segment CGGGCGAGCAGCACGTGCTCGCGGGTCTGCGGCATGACGCTGTCGAGCGCGCTGACCACGAGGATCGCGCCGTCCATCTGCGCGGCGCCCGTGATCATGTTCTTGATGTAGTCGGCGTGGCCGGGGCAGTCGACGTGCGCGTAGTGGCGGTTCTTCGACTCGTACTCCACGTGCGCAGCCGCGATCGTGACCGTCTTCGTCTCGTCGCGAACGGTGCCGCCCTTGGCGATGTCGGCGTACTTGATCTCTTTCGCAAGCTTCTGCTTGGACTGGACCTTGACGATGGCCGCCGTGAGCGTCGTCTTGCCGTGATCGATGTGACCGATCGTGCCGACGTTCACGTGGGGCTTCGTTCGAGTGAATTTCTCCTTGGCCATTGCCTAACCTCGCTGCTTGGCGACGATCTCTTCCTGGATCGCGACCGGAACTGGTGCGTAATTCGAAATCTGCATCGTGTGCGTCGCGCGGCCCTGCGTCTTCGAACGCACGTCTGTCGCGTAGCCGAACATGGAGGCGAGCGGAACTTCCGCGCGCACGACGCGCGCATTTCCCCGCTGCCCCATGTCCAGGATCCGCCCGCGACGGCTGTTCAGGTCGCCGATGACGTCGCCGAGGTATTGCTCCGGGCAAACCACCTCGACCGACATGACCGGCTCCAGGAGCACGAGGCCCGCGCGCTTGGCCGCCTCCTGGAACGCAATCGAGCCAGCCACCTCGAAGGCAGGGCCCGACGAGTCGACCTCGTGATAGCTGCCGAAGTGCAGCCGCACCTCGACGTCCACCACCGGATAACCAGCGAGCACCCCGCGCCCGAGCGCGTCTCGAATCCCCTTCTCCACGGAGGGGATGAACTCCTTGGGGATGATGCCGCCAGTGATGTCGTTGACGAAGACGAACCCAGCGCCGCGCGGCGCAGGGCCGAGATCGATCACGACGTGACCATATTGACCGTGCCCGCCGGTCTGCCGGACGAACCGGCCCTCGACGTCGGTGACCTTGCGCGTCACCGTCTCGCGATAGGCGACCTCGGGCTTGCCGACGTTGGCGTCGACCTTGAACTCACGCTTCAGGCGGTCGACGATGATCTCGAGGTGCAGCTCGCCCATGCCGGCGATGATCGTCTGCCCCGTCTCCTCGTTCGTGTACGTCCGGAAAGACGGGTCCTCGAACATGAGCTTCTGGAGCGACACGCCGAGCTTGTCGAGATCCGCCTTGGTCTTCGGCTCGATCGCGATCGAGATGACCGGGTCCGGGAACTCCATCCGCTCGAGGACCACGGGGTGCTTCTCGTCGCAGAGCGTGTCGCCCGTGCGCGTGTCGCGCAGACCCACCGCCGCGTAGATGTTGCCGGCGTAGCAGGTCTTGACCTCTTCACGCTTGTTCGCGTGCATGCGCAAGATGCGACCGAAGCGCTCGCGCTTGCCACGCACCGAGTTCAAGACGCTCGAGCCGCTCTCGACCGTGCCCGAGTAGATGCGGAAGTACGTGAGGTGGCCGAAGGGATCGTTCATCACCTTGAACGCCAGCGCGGCGAACGGCTCGTTGTCCGCCGCCTTGCGCGTCACCACCTTGTCCTTCTTGTCCGGATCCGTGCCCTGCACCGGCGGGATGTCCACCGGCGACGGCAGGAACTGGATCACCGCGTCGAGCAAGAGCTGGATGCCCTTGTTCTTGAACGCCGAGCCGCAGAGCACCGGCACGAGCTTGAAGCCGAGCGTGCCCGCGCGAATCGCCGCGTAGATCTCTTCATGGGTGATCGACGCGAGGTCGCCGGCGATGAACTTCTCCATCACCACGTCGCTCGCGTCCGCACACGCCTCGACGAGGCGCTCA contains these protein-coding regions:
- a CDS encoding GTP-binding protein, giving the protein MAKEKFTRTKPHVNVGTIGHIDHGKTTLTAAIVKVQSKQKLAKEIKYADIAKGGTVRDETKTVTIAAAHVEYESKNRHYAHVDCPGHADYIKNMITGAAQMDGAILVVSALDSVMPQTREHVLLAR
- the fusA gene encoding elongation factor G, whose protein sequence is MAREYSLERTRNIGIMAHIDAGKTTVTERILYYTGVSYKLGEVHEGAATMDWMVQEQERGITITAAATNCFWEPKEGPNAGIRHRINIIDTPGHVDFTIEVERSLRVLDGAVAVFDGGNGVEPQSETVWRQADKYRVPRIAFINKMDKIGADFDMCVDSMKDRLGANAVAIHYPLGAEDKFRGVIDLVTMRAAVFDDETKGAEYRWEAVPADLEDKCRELRERLVEACADASDVVMEKFIAGDLASITHEEIYAAIRAGTLGFKLVPVLCGSAFKNKGIQLLLDAVIQFLPSPVDIPPVQGTDPDKKDKVVTRKAADNEPFAALAFKVMNDPFGHLTYFRIYSGTVESGSSVLNSVRGKRERFGRILRMHANKREEVKTCYAGNIYAAVGLRDTRTGDTLCDEKHPVVLERMEFPDPVISIAIEPKTKADLDKLGVSLQKLMFEDPSFRTYTNEETGQTIIAGMGELHLEIIVDRLKREFKVDANVGKPEVAYRETVTRKVTDVEGRFVRQTGGHGQYGHVVIDLGPAPRGAGFVFVNDITGGIIPKEFIPSVEKGIRDALGRGVLAGYPVVDVEVRLHFGSYHEVDSSGPAFEVAGSIAFQEAAKRAGLVLLEPVMSVEVVCPEQYLGDVIGDLNSRRGRILDMGQRGNARVVRAEVPLASMFGYATDVRSKTQGRATHTMQISNYAPVPVAIQEEIVAKQRG